From one Plasmodium knowlesi strain H genome assembly, chromosome: 11 genomic stretch:
- a CDS encoding protein DJ-1, putative: protein MSGKKTALVVVASGSEDVEYITTVDVLRRANISVTTASVEETEKVCLQSKNVIIADTLIDKVKDNIFDVIIIPGGMKGSNAISNCPTVITMLKAQKNSNRFYAAICAAPETVLHRHSLIDDVEAVAYPSFETDFKHIGKGRVCVSKNCITSVGPGSAVEFALKIVEILLSRDAALNLASGFLLHPSVTF, encoded by the exons AtgagcggaaaaaaaacagccttAGTTGTAGTG GCATCAGGATCGGAAGATGTGGAATATATTACAACGGTCGATGTGCTAAGGAGAGCta ACATCAGCGTGACAACAGCATCCGTAGAGGAAACAGAAAAGGTGTGCTTGCAGTCGAAAAATGTTATCATTGCGGACACCTTAATTGACAAGGTGAAGGATAACATCTTTGATGTTATCATTATTCCAGGAGGCATGAAAGGATCGAACGCAATATCGAATTGTCCAACTGTTATTACAATGCTGAAGGCACAGAAAAATAGCAACAGATTTTATGCGGCCATATGTGCAGCACCTGAAACTGTCCTACATCGCCATTCCCTAATTGATGACGTTGAGGCAGTAGCATACCCATCGTTCGAAACTGATTTCAAGCATATCGGCAAGGGAAGAGTTTGCGTATCAAAGAACTGTATAACCTCCGTGGGCCCAGGATCTGCTGTCGAATTTGCCCTTAAGATTGTGGAAATATTGTTAAGCAGAGATGCAGCTCTTAACCTTGCTAGcggttttttacttcacccATCTGTGACATTTTAA